From Triticum aestivum cultivar Chinese Spring chromosome 4A, IWGSC CS RefSeq v2.1, whole genome shotgun sequence, a single genomic window includes:
- the LOC123082612 gene encoding uncharacterized protein: MAAELMNRSRSLAEGAVVMVCPVLLALSLDKVDLKVYGRPAFFAMLAMAGITLITAICPLLVCCFTKRFPNMGNIEPAPVTASLATLSSSCLLILACFMAQLVVSKQVLIAVGVLCGAFILVRAVSYCLGGNGDPYSPDLHKVLDESHEFLTGVTGILFLGLEGLALEGHENQMVQKVGLVGTISFIVCALGVCMMYLEMIPPLYFKKRGEGEIVCLTLMLDSIMAGGTFTVLMVVMLKLMGPPALMLFAPPALIIVELAYQMAVDRRSLLADQAPGAVQASTTASLELTRVTFTGFLAVSITAIRNTSPSMLTSCFLLFAASAIVFGLSWRLLSQTQIRNRLAHRALSDLVASSADLASLCTHFCIVITTILFLAMAGTARGK, translated from the exons ATG gcCGCTGAACTGATGAACCGTTCCCGTAGCTTGGCCGAAGGAGCTGTGGTCATGGTATGCCCTGTGCTTCTAGCATTGTCTCTTGACAAGGTCGACCTCAAAGTGTATGGGCGCCCTGCTTTCTTCGCCATGCTTGCCATGGCAGGTATCACTTTAATAACCGCTATCTGCCCCTTGCTCGTGTGTTGCTTCACCAAGAGGTTCCCAAACATGGGTAACATCGAGCCTGCCCCGGTGACGGCGAGCCTGGCAACCCTCTCATCTTCTTGCCTCCTCATCCTCGCCTGCTTCATGGCGCAGCTCGTTGTCTCCAAACAAGTTTTAATCGCCGTGGGCGTCCtatgtggagccttcatcctagttCGAGCGGTCTCGTACTGCCTCGGCGGAAATGGTGACCCGTATTCACCGGATCTGCACAAGGTACTGGATGAATCACATGAGTTCTTGACGGGCGTCACTGGAATCCTCTTTCTGGGGCTTGAAGGTTTGGCACTAGAAGGTCATGAGAATCAGATGGTTCAGAAGGTCGGGCTTGTGGGCACCATCAGCTTCATAGTTTGCGCTCTTGGTGTGTGCATGATGTACCTCGAGATGATCCCCCCTTTATACTTCAAGaaaaggggagagggagagattgTGTGTTTAACTCTGATGCTCGACAGCATCATGGCTGGTGGTACCTTCACGGTGTTGATGGTTGTCATGCTTAAGCTCATGGGTCCTCCAGCCCTGATGCTCTTCGCACCTCCAGCATTGATAATCGTCGAACTTGCGTATCAAATGGCCGTCGATCGGAGATCCCTTCTCGCCGACCAAGCACCCGGCGCTGTCCAAGCGTCCACAACGGCTTCGTTGGAACTGACAAGAGTCACCTTCACTGGATTCTTGGCTGTGTCGATAACAGCCATCCGCAACACTTCGCCCAGCATGTTGACCAGTTGTTTCCTACTATTTGCGGCATCGGCTATTGTGTTTGGTCTCTCATGGAGGCTCCTGTCACAGACCCAGATAAGGAACCGTCTGGCCCATCGTGCTTTATCGGATCTTGTTGCTTCCTCTGCTGACCTGGCTTCCTTGTGCACACATTTCTGCATTGTAATCACTACGATTCTATTCCTAGCAATGGCCGGGACAGCCAGAGGAAAATGA
- the LOC123082610 gene encoding uncharacterized protein, with amino-acid sequence MGRQQAVKSRDVHPLVPPGFIENLGVSDGICLIALTCILASCLVNFQVSQLSDDGFTNKEYSELVTGTMEVAISVPYIVVKSHECLSNLRVQKSWITCRPNVQIFRDTFILVLIAYVILVDISLSFAWLAIFPAIALVFIRAMHLKFSRRTGGSSRKVNQGSSNVAETKMKTMEVGIIVMMTLGALLLMDQLPDHAAAQFTISQFLLFLSCTVAALTRMVMKLPAGASPGIALATEMLHKTLLLLLLATAHTTAAEWLGEDVVLLCLPEVIPVLLWFSLHLDRKPGSSSIISVDKLKPHINWFIFLGAMVVAPPFAYLANSMDEVGLSGWSTTFQVSCGVSGILSYYLVFMLSHWPKKQVAAAGKDGGASGMLKLWAYALLIAAAASLLLRCLVSARLGLQLPLHATVIYVSNALGFNYSN; translated from the exons ATGGGGCGCCAGCAGGCAGTCAAGTCACGCGATGTACACCCTCTAGTGCCACCAGGATTTATCG AAAATCTTGGGGTATCGGATGGAATATGCCTCATAGCACTGACGTGCATACTGGCCAGCTGTCTAGTCAATTTCCAAGTGTCTCAATTAAGCGATGATGGTTTTACCAACAAAGAATATAGTGAGTTGGTAACTGGCACAATGGAGGTTGCCATCTCCGTCCCATATATAGTTGTGAAATCGCACGAGTGCTTGTCCAATCTGCGGGTGCAGAAGTCATGGATCACATGCCGTCCTAATGTCCAGATTTTCAGAGACACATTCATTCTTGTGCTGATAGCTTACGTGATATTAGTGGACATCAGCTTGAGCTTCGCCTGGCTGGCCATCTTTCCTGCCATAGCCCTTGTTTTCATACGAGCGATGCACCTCAAGTTCAGTCGGCGTACAGGGGGCAGCAGTCGTAAAGTTAATCAAGGATCTTCTAACGTCGCTGAGACTAAAATGAAAACTATGGAGGTTGGGATCATTGTGATGATGACGCTGGGGGCGCTACTGCTTATGGACCAGCTTCCAGACCATGCAGCTGCCCAGTTCACCATCTCACAGTTCCTCCTGTTCCTAAGCTGCACGGTGGCGGCATTGACGCGCATGGTGATGAAGCTGCCCGCTGGCGCCTCACCGGGCATAGCACTGGCGACGGAGATGCTCCACAAGACCTTGCTTCTCCTCCTGCTGGCGACGGCGCACACCACGGCCGCAGAGTGGCTGGGCGAGGATGTTGTTCTGCTATGCTTGCCGGAGGTCATCCCTGTGCTTCTCTGGTTCAGCCTCCATCTCGACCGTAAACCAGGAAGCAGCTCCATCATCAGCGTTGACAAGTTGAAACCACACATAAATTGGTTCATCTTCCTCGGTGCAATGGTGGTAGCTCCTCCTTTTGCTTACCTGGCCAACTCCATGGATGAAGTTGGGCTCTCCGGCTGGTCTACGACATTCCAGGTGTCATGTGGCGTCTCAGGGATTCTGAGCTACTACCTTGTGTTCATGCTAAGTCACTGGCCGAAGAAACAAGTAGCAGCTGCTGGCAAGGATGGTGGGGCTTCCGGTATGCTCAAATTATGGGCATACGCTTTACTCATAGCGGCGGCTGCGTCCCTGCTGCTCAGGTGTCTGGTTTCTGCCCGGCTTGGTCTGCAACTACCACTGCATGCAACGGTTATATATGTTAGTAATGCTTTGGGTTTTAACTACTCAAATTAG